The region GACAGCCTCAAACATTTTGTTATGCTCTCAAATGCTTTAGGAATTATCAATAAATTGCCTGCCATCTCCTCAGGGAGAgtctcaaaagattaaaaaatgcataaattgTTCTCACTGTGCCATGTGAGAGACACATGGAGGAGTCAAGACAGAGGCTTCcttacaggtaaaaaaaaaaaaaaaagtaagaatgttTCTTGTGGTGTCATATGTTacagatatctacaatgcttcaGTGACATTGGAAAAGTGCCACTTTAATTTGATGACATAACCATAGTAAAGTGTGACAATTTCTGATTCATTTCTCCGGGATTTCTGTTACTCAATAATGCCTAAGCAGAAATAACAGTGCTCcatttttcatatactttttaagtattttacatgGTTTCACAGGCTGAATGCTATTAGCGTCTTTGAAACATTATCATGATATTGTTTCTAAAGTattcattttacataaaatatttttctctaattgAGGCCAAAACTTGGAGAAAATAAAGCCAACAACAaggagataaatatatttttaatgaaagaatggAGAAACTGCAACTATTTGGTCAGTCATGTTCATGTCCTTCCAAATACTTGTTATTTAGATGCTCTAGGCTCTTAGACCCCTTAACAATAATTTAACACTCAATGATTATTCAAATAAATGTGTAGATATGATTGTTTTCTCACTGCTTGGTGAGTCAAAAAGGGGGTTTCTACCTTACATTCGAATGTGAAaggcattattaaaaattatgaggCTTTTTGGGTAATCataggcacagaaaaaaaaacattttaaaatataagaaaataaagttaGGAGACTGTTAAGTACCCAGTTTTGGGGGACAATACAATTTTCAGAAAGTACTTCAATTTCCACTAAGAGTTGACAAAAGCAGATATTATTTTCTCAAAGATTGtagctttaaaaaatgcaattgataTTCAACAAAGAcagcaaaatatgaaaaaagcaaTCTGGTTCTTTCCACAGAACTCCAAAGGTGGTGAAAGGAACCTCATTTATATTTCCTTACCTAACAAGAAAACAGGTACTTATCAATGATATTATTTGCCTTTCTAAATTGCCAAACTGTACAAAACGAGCAAACATAATACAGGATTTATGCTGCTCATCATCTTATTTACTAAAGATATTTATCTAACTTTTCCATCTACTGCCACACATTACCATATATCTAATATGAGAAAGGTGTGTTCATTGAGTCAGTGTAGGATAGGAGGAggtcataattttatttaaaaaattaagttcaaATAATATGTAATcatctttatatttaatgtaacaCAAttgcttgtctttattttttcatagctCACTCTGAGATTGCTGTCACTATAATTTTCATTGTAaacactattttctttcttttcttttttcaaaaaaacattggggcttacaatttttttaactgaTAATGATTATCTTAGGTTATCATGCCCTCTATCTCCTGCTCTACTATATTTTAAATCTGTGGGTTATTGGGggatatttagatatatatttattcgattatacatatgttaatttGTATTATGTGCTATACCATATTTCCTAGTTTCTGTGGCTTGCATGTTCAGAAAAGTTTTAAATCACAGCCAGAAATCCACGTATATCTCATGTTTAGTGTGTTTATTTTGTCTCTATGTTATTGTGTAACAAGGTGACTTTTAATCATTTCTTTAATCTACAGTATCCTTTTATCCAAAAAGTAGCTTTTACTAATTTTCATTATACAAAACCAATATGAAGGACCACATTTTCTCCCAATTTGTTCAGATTTCCTCAAACTCCCCTAAGATTTTGTATGATAAAACAAACTTAACGCTCACATTCAAGTTAGCATTTCTCAATTATATTGAGAATAAAACTATGGGAAGATTAATGTTTtaataaagtttatataaaaataatttatttaaaatgttattaaatttgTTGTGAAAAATAGATAAGTAATCCAAAACAATAGCATACCGATAACCCAAGTTTAGTCATGAattggggaggggagaagagctgCCCTAAGTTGCAAGTATTACATCCTACTTGACCTGTGACTCCCCTAGGCATCATTACGGTCCTAACAAAGAAGCTAATTCACAGTCAGAATaatgtatgtgtacacatgtaAAAAAAACCTCTTTCAAGTAAGGCATTGtcacaattaaaacaaataacaagaagaagaaaactcACAATGTACTTGATATTTTAGAACTACTTCTAGGCAGCAAAGACACATTGAATCACTTAATCTTCAGTCATCCTTCCCAACAATTCTGCAATGACATGTTGGTTCTGGATATAAGAACAAACAGTTTTAGATAACTTACACTATTTGCCTAAAATAACCTTTCAAATATGACATAAATTAAgatacagtgtagaatatatctatatccatatatTTCCTGATATTTTTTGCTTTGTAAATACAAATAATTGCCAATGTCATCTGTTATGCTGCTCTTACTCACATGCCTAATATCTGTCAACTCTATTAAAGTCTCAGCTGTACCACCCAAAGAGATATGGGTATTCACAGGATGATGTTTTGAAGCAGGtggttttatgcatttttggAATCTGTGACAGAAATTTTTATATAGAACTAAAATTGTATTATGTCATAATAGTAATTGTAATCTATAAATATGACAAACTATAAAAACATAGTACAATAATTGTTCATATATCAGATATCCACGGTATTAACaatgtttttaactttaaaagtttTGTTTATATATCTATACAGACATGAATATCTGTCtatatctttttctctctctctcatatgaTTCTATCTGTTCATCCATAATCTATCTATCCATTaactatctacctatcatctgtcTATTCATGTATCTCATCAGAGTTTCTTAACCTTAGCACTATTGATATTTGGGGCTGGGTATTGCGATGGGCTGAGTATTGATTAtagtagaatgtttagcagcttACTGGCTTCTAACCTTTAGATGCAACAGTGGCCCTCCTCCAAATTGTGATAaataaaatgtctctagacattagaaaatgtttttgggtgagtaaaatcaaaagcaactgAAAACTGCTGATCTGTCTTATCTCTTTCTTGAattatttaaacatgtttttatcTGTGAGAGATATGTTTTCAAATGTCGCAAATTGTGAAATTTAGGTATATCTTCTGTTAGCTTTGCATACTAAAAAATTTCTCAGGTGATGATAGAGGAAAGCTATTGACTCTGCTGATGTCTATATCAGAATAGGTTTTCTGATGAACCTGGATGGAACAACACAATCTAACAACGGTGAATGAATTCATTCTTACGGGAATCACAGATATCGCTGAGCTGCAGGCACCATTATTTGCATTGTTCCTCATGATCTATGTGATCTCAGTGATGGGCAATTTGGGCATGATTGTCCTCACCAAGTTGGACTCCAGGTTGCAAACCCCTATGTACTTTTTTCTCAGACATCTGGCTCTCATGGATCTTGGTTATTCAACAACTGTGGGACCCAAAATGTTAGTAAATTTTGTTGTGGATAAGAATataatttcttattatttctgtGCAACACAGCTAGCTTTCTTTCTTGTGTTCATTGGTAGTGAACTTTTTATTCTCTCAGCCATGTCCTACGACCGCTATGTGGCCATCTGTAACCCTCTGCTATACACAGTAATCATGTCACGAAGGGTATGCCAGGTGCTGGTAGCAATCCCTTACCTCTACTGCACATTCATTTCTCTTCTAGTCACCATAAAGATTTTTACTTTACCTTTCTGTGGCTACAATGTCATTAGTCATTTCTACTGTGACAGTCTCCCTTTGTTACCTTTGCTCTGTTCAAATACACATGAAATTGAATTGATAATTCTGATCTTTGCAGCTATTGATTTGATTTCATCTCTTCTGATAGTTCTTTTATCTTACCTGCTCATCCTTGTAGCCATTCTCAGGATGAATTCTGCTGGCAGACAAAAGGCTTTTTCTACCTGTGGAGCCCACCTGACAGTGGTCATAGTGTTCTATGGGACTTTGCTTTTCATGTACGTGCAGCCCAAGTCCAGTCATTCCTTTGACACTGATAAAGTGGCTTCTATATTTTACACCCTGGTTATCCCCATGTTGAATCCCTTGATCTATAGTTTACGAAACAAAGATGTAAATTATGCCCTACGAAGGACATGGAATAACTTAcgtaatatttttgtttaaattttgtaCAATATGATTCCTATAAATTAGGTTATGGGCATGATTTTTTGCTGTGCATACTTCCAGAAGATATAACAAGCATAAttg is a window of Gorilla gorilla gorilla isolate KB3781 chromosome 9, NHGRI_mGorGor1-v2.1_pri, whole genome shotgun sequence DNA encoding:
- the OR8K3 gene encoding olfactory receptor 8K3 codes for the protein MEQHNLTTVNEFILTGITDIAELQAPLFALFLMIYVISVMGNLGMIVLTKLDSRLQTPMYFFLRHLALMDLGYSTTVGPKMLVNFVVDKNIISYYFCATQLAFFLVFIGSELFILSAMSYDRYVAICNPLLYTVIMSRRVCQVLVAIPYLYCTFISLLVTIKIFTLPFCGYNVISHFYCDSLPLLPLLCSNTHEIELIILIFAAIDLISSLLIVLLSYLLILVAILRMNSAGRQKAFSTCGAHLTVVIVFYGTLLFMYVQPKSSHSFDTDKVASIFYTLVIPMLNPLIYSLRNKDVNYALRRTWNNLRNIFV